The following proteins are co-located in the Triticum aestivum cultivar Chinese Spring chromosome 1A, IWGSC CS RefSeq v2.1, whole genome shotgun sequence genome:
- the LOC123067691 gene encoding cytochrome c oxidase assembly protein COX19, whose product MSAGGAFGGNRGARPVPPEKGVFPLDHLHECDLEKKDYLACLKSTGAQSENCRMFSKKYLECRMERNLMAKQDMSELGFSNTDVVVTPSEKNSKLESPTSDSKEKK is encoded by the exons ATGAGTGCGG GCGGCGCGTTTGGTGGAAACAGGGGAGCGAGGCCTGTACCTCCTGAAAAAGGTGTATTCCCCCTCGATCACTTGCATGAGTGCGACCTG GAGAAGAAGGACTATCTTGCTTGCCTGAAGTCTACTGGAGCTCAGTCTGAAAACTGTCGGATGTTCTCGAAGAAATACTTGGAATGTAGGATGGAGAG GAACCTGATGGCAAAGCAGGATATGTCGGAGCTTGGGTTCAGTAACACAGACGTTGTGGTTACACCTTCCGAGAAGAACAGCAAACTGGAGAGCCCAACAAGTGATTCAAAAGAGAAGAAATAG
- the LOC123067680 gene encoding ribosomal L1 domain-containing protein 1, whose translation MSPPPQPQLKDKAAHEVPRATAASAVASLTKWMRERAAEAPPNLLADERDDLVVLQLSLRRVPPKPTTKPHLLPLPHPVVAHSAASVCVISDDRAGSGSPAAAAILDAARSLKLPVSEVVPFSALRTDYRPYESRRRFAASYDLFLADRALLPMLPRLLGKSFYSTKKAPIAVDFTRAGWPEQVRKVLSSTFLYLRTGTCSGIKVGRLDMEEEEIVDNVMAAVEAAVEKVPKKWENVRALHLKAVDSVALPIYQVVPELGMKIEAPVARLEAGVGAGEVIDAAEVGTGSKRKDKKMKVLKDANGGAEGLKYKRKRNKKDQTEDAVMEEAPEATEKRRKKESVEELSAGEDLKTPKKGKDKKRALDKEVEDDASPAEKKGKKSEHASKEASNKKSKDKQAPKEVEDVGSKKNKGKKKKSLKGDSDDGEILFDGESTPAALIADKEEKKSRGKKSSGGKMKRSRARV comes from the coding sequence atgtcgccgccgccgcagccgcagctGAAGGACAAGGCGGCGCACGAGGTGCCGCGCGCGACGGCGGCCAGCGCCGTGGCGTCCCTCACCAAGTGGATGCGGGAGCGCGCGGCCGAGGCGCCGCCGAACCTGCTCGCCGACGAGCGCGACGACCTCGTCGTGCTCCAGCTCTCGCTCCGCCGCGTCCCGCCCAAGCCCACCACCAAGCCGCACCTGCTCCCGCTCCCGCACCCCGTCGTCGCCCACTCGGCCGCCTCCGTCTGCGTCATCTCCGACGACCGCGCCGGCTCcggctcccccgccgccgccgccatcctcgaCGCCGCCAGGTCCCTCAAGCTGCCCGTCTCGGAGGTCGTCCCCTTCTCCGCCCTGCGCACCGACTACCGCCCCTACGAGTCGCGCCGCCGCTTCGCCGCCTCCTACGACCTCTTCCTCGCCGACCGCGCCCTGCTCCCCATGCTGCCCCGCCTCCTCGGCAAGTCCTTCTACTCCACCAAGAAGGCCCCCATCGCCGTCGACTTCACCCGCGCCGGCTGGCCGGAGCAGGTCCGCAAGGTCCTCAGCTCCACTTTCCTGTACCTGCGGACCGGGACCTGCTCGGGGATCAAGGTGGGCaggctggacatggaggaggaggagattgtTGACAATGTGATGGCGGCAGTGGAGGCCGCCGTGGAGAAGGTGCCCAAGAAGTGGGAAAACGTTAGGGCTCTGCATTTGAAGGCTGTGGATTCGGTTGCCCTGCCAATTTACCAGGTTGTGCCGGAGTTGGGCATGAAGATTGAGGCTCCGGTTGCGCGTTTGGAAGCAGGAGTTGGTGCCGGAGAGGTCATCGATGCTGCAGAAGTTGGGACTGGCAGCAAGCgcaaggacaagaagatgaaggtgCTGAAAGATGCCAATGGTGGAGCTGAAGGTTTGAAGTACAAGAGGAAAAGGAACAAGAAGGATCAGACTGAAGATGCTGTGATGGAAGAAGCCCCAGAGGCGActgagaagaggaggaagaaggagtcggTTGAGGAGCTTTCTGCTGGTGAAGACCTGAAGACCCCAAAAAAGGGCAAGGATAAGAAGCGTGCATTGGAcaaggaggtggaggatgatgcCAGTCCTGCAGAAAAGAAGGGTAAGAAGAGTGAGCATGCATCGAAGGAAGCCAGCAACAAGAAAAGTAAGGACAAGCAAGCACCCAAGGAGGTGGAGGATGTTGGCAGCAAGAAGaataaagggaagaagaagaagagcctgAAGGGTGATTCTGATGATGGTGAAATCCTTTTTGATGGGGAAAGCACTCCTGCTGCCCTTATAGCTGACAAGGAAGAGAAGAAGAGCAGGGGGAAGAAATCAAGTGGTGGTAAGATGAAGAGATCCAGGGCAAGGGTCTAA